A region of Aliivibrio fischeri DNA encodes the following proteins:
- a CDS encoding M48 family metallopeptidase — protein sequence MFKLKKLANGLLIASLLTSSIPSFAKNDLNLPDIGTTAASTLTIDQELIYGDAYMRMLRASQPVINDPVLAEYVQDLGHRLVANANDVKTPFHFFLINNREINAFAFFGGYVALHSGLFLHAQTESELASVVAHEIAHITQRHLARSMEEQARRSPATVAALVGSLLLAIAAPEAGIAAIHATTAGAMQSSINYTRSNEKEADRFGIDTLAKSGFDVSAMPRFFSRLADQYRYASTPPAMLLTHPLPTSRITDSRERAQQYPMRRVDTSLRYHLARSRIVARFAGIDSSASLDWFARKSKTHNTDIKQALEYGKALVYIDSKQYDKAQPLINKLLKNDPLNTFYIDAATDLDLYTKKNEQALKRLKDGLVQLPNNPVLTINYAHALTESNKPSEAVRVLQRYTHDHPDDPTGWQLLAKAYHDNGSSDGELAARAEVYALKGMWNKALNNYTQASQLVEYGSLDQARYDARIDQLRLSRERFSAL from the coding sequence ATGTTCAAACTAAAAAAACTGGCCAATGGGTTACTTATTGCATCATTACTTACAAGCTCAATTCCGAGTTTTGCAAAAAATGATTTAAATTTACCTGATATTGGTACAACAGCGGCTTCCACCTTAACCATAGATCAAGAGTTAATTTATGGTGATGCTTATATGCGTATGCTACGAGCAAGCCAACCTGTTATTAATGATCCAGTTTTAGCTGAATATGTACAAGACTTAGGACATCGATTAGTCGCTAATGCCAATGATGTCAAAACGCCTTTTCACTTTTTTTTAATTAATAACAGAGAGATTAATGCATTTGCCTTCTTTGGTGGTTATGTCGCTCTTCATTCAGGGTTATTTTTGCATGCCCAAACAGAAAGTGAATTAGCTTCTGTCGTTGCTCACGAAATTGCACACATTACTCAGCGCCACTTAGCTCGTAGTATGGAAGAACAAGCTCGTCGCTCTCCAGCCACAGTCGCTGCTTTAGTTGGTTCATTATTACTTGCTATTGCTGCACCAGAAGCAGGGATTGCAGCTATTCACGCCACCACAGCAGGAGCGATGCAAAGCTCAATAAACTATACTCGAAGTAACGAAAAAGAAGCTGACCGATTTGGTATTGATACGCTTGCAAAATCAGGGTTTGACGTCTCTGCTATGCCTCGATTTTTTTCTCGTTTAGCAGACCAATATCGCTACGCAAGTACACCACCAGCAATGCTATTAACTCACCCATTACCAACATCTCGTATTACCGATAGTCGAGAACGAGCACAGCAATATCCAATGAGACGAGTTGATACATCATTACGTTACCATCTTGCACGTTCACGTATTGTAGCTCGATTTGCAGGTATTGATAGCAGTGCGTCCTTGGATTGGTTCGCTCGAAAATCCAAAACACACAATACCGACATAAAACAAGCATTAGAATATGGAAAAGCCTTGGTTTACATCGATTCAAAACAATACGACAAAGCGCAGCCATTAATAAATAAATTACTAAAAAACGATCCTTTAAATACGTTTTATATAGATGCAGCAACAGACTTAGATCTGTATACGAAGAAAAATGAACAAGCTCTAAAACGTTTAAAAGATGGGTTGGTACAACTTCCTAATAATCCAGTACTAACTATTAATTATGCACATGCATTAACAGAATCTAATAAACCTTCTGAAGCGGTGCGTGTATTACAACGCTATACACATGACCACCCAGATGACCCCACTGGATGGCAACTCCTTGCTAAGGCTTATCATGACAATGGTAGCTCTGATGGGGAACTCGCAGCTCGTGCTGAAGTATACGCTTTAAAAGGCATGTGGAACAAAGCATTAAATAATTATACTCAAGCCAGTCAACTAGTTGAGTATGGTAGTTTAGATCAAGCTAGATACGACGCAAGAATCGATCAGCTTCGTTTATCAAGAGAGCGTTTTAGCGCCTTATAA
- the arsC gene encoding arsenate reductase (glutaredoxin) (This arsenate reductase requires both glutathione and glutaredoxin to convert arsenate to arsenite, after which the efflux transporter formed by ArsA and ArsB can extrude the arsenite from the cell, providing resistance.) → MSVVIYHNPRCSKSRETLSLLEEKGITPEIVKYLDEAPSIDILKTIFAQLGFSSVRDMMRTKEAEYKEQGLAEASITDEQLFEAMVATPKLIERPIVTNNNQARIGRPPEQVLEIL, encoded by the coding sequence ATGTCTGTTGTTATTTATCATAACCCTCGTTGCTCAAAAAGCCGTGAAACCTTATCTCTTCTAGAAGAAAAAGGGATCACACCTGAAATCGTAAAATACTTAGATGAAGCACCAAGTATCGACATATTAAAAACGATTTTCGCTCAGCTAGGTTTTAGTTCTGTTCGCGATATGATGCGCACAAAAGAAGCGGAATACAAAGAGCAAGGTTTAGCAGAAGCATCGATTACTGATGAGCAATTATTCGAAGCTATGGTGGCAACACCGAAACTCATTGAACGTCCAATTGTTACAAACAACAATCAAGCAAGAATTGGACGCCCACCAGAGCAAGTGCTAGAGATTTTATAA
- a CDS encoding DUF2069 domain-containing protein, producing MESVAMSAETKRYRLLALFCNLSLLGFIILWHSLLSPHPLINSYGVTIAWVIPMLFPLKGIIEGKPYTHAWANFILMFYFLHALTILWLDEGERYLAAIELVLTTGAFLGNIYYARLRGKELGLKLKRLSEVEKLEKEKFTE from the coding sequence ATGGAATCAGTTGCAATGAGCGCAGAGACTAAGCGCTACCGTTTACTTGCTTTATTTTGTAATTTATCTCTACTTGGCTTTATTATCCTTTGGCATAGTCTACTTTCACCGCACCCTTTAATTAACTCATATGGCGTTACGATTGCTTGGGTCATTCCCATGCTATTCCCATTAAAAGGAATCATTGAAGGAAAGCCTTACACACATGCTTGGGCGAACTTTATTTTAATGTTCTATTTCCTACATGCGTTAACAATCTTATGGCTAGACGAAGGGGAACGCTACCTAGCGGCTATTGAATTGGTTTTAACCACAGGAGCCTTCTTAGGCAATATTTACTACGCTCGTCTAAGAGGCAAAGAATTAGGGTTAAAACTTAAACGTTTATCTGAAGTCGAAAAGCTAGAGAAAGAAAAGTTCACAGAATGA